In one Deinococcus planocerae genomic region, the following are encoded:
- a CDS encoding VOC family protein, translated as MTATPTFRLHPDLTLGAAELTVSDLARSVAFYEQVLGMGVLERQGGTARLGTATRPLLSLTELPGAGPASRNAPGLYHFAVLLPTRVDLARWVRHAAETGLRVGQGDHLVSEAFYLNDPDGHGIEVYRDRPRSEWRWNLDQVQMASDPIDLPGLLGEPGADEPFQGLPDGTVMGHVHLRVTDLAATEAFYRGLLGFDVVARWPGALFISVGGYHHHFGLNTWQSEGGRPAPEGTARLLGVHVGLPSAADVDRLAGHLQAAGVPSTRGEGGLEVRDPSGNRLIFGPGA; from the coding sequence ATGACCGCCACCCCCACCTTCCGCCTGCACCCCGACCTCACCCTCGGCGCCGCCGAGCTGACCGTCTCCGACCTCGCGCGCAGCGTCGCCTTCTACGAGCAGGTGCTCGGCATGGGCGTGCTCGAACGGCAGGGCGGCACGGCCCGCCTCGGCACGGCCACGCGGCCCCTGCTGAGCCTGACCGAGCTTCCCGGGGCGGGCCCCGCCTCCCGCAACGCCCCCGGCCTGTACCACTTCGCGGTGCTGCTGCCCACCCGCGTGGACCTCGCCCGCTGGGTGCGGCACGCGGCGGAAACGGGCCTGCGCGTCGGGCAGGGCGACCACCTCGTGAGCGAGGCGTTTTACCTCAACGACCCCGACGGGCACGGCATCGAGGTCTACCGCGACCGGCCCCGGAGCGAGTGGCGCTGGAACCTCGATCAGGTGCAGATGGCCTCCGACCCCATCGACCTCCCCGGGCTGCTGGGCGAGCCCGGCGCGGACGAGCCGTTTCAGGGCCTTCCGGACGGCACCGTCATGGGCCACGTCCACCTGCGGGTGACGGACCTCGCCGCCACGGAGGCGTTCTACCGCGGGCTGCTGGGCTTCGATGTCGTCGCGCGCTGGCCGGGGGCGCTGTTCATCTCCGTCGGCGGCTACCACCACCACTTCGGCCTGAACACCTGGCAGAGCGAGGGGGGGCGTCCCGCGCCCGAAGGCACGGCCCGGCTGCTGGGCGTTCACGTCGGGCTGCCGAGCGCCGCCGACGTGGACCGTCTGGCCGGGCATCTCCAGGCGGCGGGCGTGCCCTCCACCCGGGGCGAGGGCGGGCTGGAAGTGCGCGACCCCTCGGGCAACCGCCTGATCTTCGGGCCGGGCGCCTGA
- a CDS encoding NADPH-dependent F420 reductase, with the protein MNVTVIGTGNMGRGIAHTLARGGHTVTLQDRQLEKAEALAQEVRAAFPGATVQAGTLGEPLQGDVVILATWYTASQDLARQFQTEFAGKVVVDISNPLNARFDGLATAPGTSAAEDLARLLPDSRVVKAFNTTFAGTLVQGQVAGQPLDVLVAGDDAGAKRQVIDLVTSGGLRGIDAGGLTRARQLEGLGLLGITLQGPLGTGFVSAWKLLS; encoded by the coding sequence CCGCGGCGGCCACACCGTCACCCTGCAAGACCGCCAACTCGAAAAGGCTGAGGCACTTGCGCAGGAGGTGCGCGCGGCCTTCCCGGGCGCCACCGTCCAGGCGGGAACCCTCGGAGAGCCCCTCCAGGGCGACGTGGTGATCCTCGCCACGTGGTACACCGCCTCGCAGGACCTCGCCCGGCAGTTCCAGACTGAATTCGCGGGCAAGGTGGTCGTGGACATCAGCAATCCCCTGAACGCCCGCTTCGACGGCCTCGCCACCGCGCCCGGCACGAGCGCCGCCGAGGACCTCGCGCGGTTGCTGCCGGACAGCCGGGTCGTCAAGGCCTTCAACACCACCTTCGCGGGTACGCTGGTGCAGGGGCAGGTCGCCGGTCAGCCCCTCGACGTGCTCGTCGCGGGCGACGACGCGGGGGCCAAGCGGCAGGTGATCGACCTCGTGACCTCGGGCGGGCTGCGCGGCATCGACGCGGGTGGGCTCACCCGCGCCCGGCAGCTCGAAGGGCTGGGCCTGCTGGGCATCACCCTCCAGGGCCCGCTCGGCACCGGCTTCGTGAGCGCCTGGAAGCTGCTGAGCTGA